A genome region from Desulfobacterales bacterium includes the following:
- a CDS encoding KH domain-containing protein: MKELISEIARALVDNPEQVTVTEVEGGQALILELKVAKEDMGKIIGKHGRTAQAIRTVLNAASGKAKKRVILEILE; this comes from the coding sequence ATGAAAGAATTGATCAGCGAAATTGCGCGCGCACTTGTTGACAACCCGGAACAGGTAACGGTCACTGAAGTAGAAGGTGGACAAGCGTTGATATTGGAGCTTAAAGTCGCCAAAGAAGACATGGGCAAGATAATCGGCAAACATGGCAGAACCGCCCAGGCGATTCGAACGGTATTAAACGCCGCTTCGGGCAAGGCTAAAAAACGCGTCATCCTTGAAATTCTGGAGTGA
- a CDS encoding efflux RND transporter permease subunit: MKDNSQKNIYRGPIAWMAGHSVAANLLMAIFLVGGLFWALQIKKEVFPDFELDIVRISVAYPGASPEEVERGIILAIEERVEGLEGVKEFSAKAQEGIGTVNVEIIEGENIERLAQDIKNEVDRITSFPEEAEEAQVIIAERRRPVVSLALYGDQDEWILREVAEDIRDRLLQDPDITQVEMEGVRKYEISIEISQSNLRSYNLTLEEVANRIRRASVELPAGSIKAESGDVLVRVVERRDYGQEFGKIPIITANDGTQVLLEDIAIIKDGFEETDNFATYNGQPAVKIEAFRVGDQTPISVSDAVRRQMETIDQILPPGLELEARNDRSEIYRQRMNLMLRNGYLGLGLVFILLAIFLEARLAFWVSLGIPISILGSFLFLPHVGSSINIVSMFAFIVTLGIVVDDAIVVGEIIYHYRQSGLAWFEAAVRGAREIAMPITFSVLTNMVAFTPMFFVSGIMGKIFIHIPFVVVSVFTVSLIESLFILPAHIGHRRRPNPGGPVGWLMIQQARFSEFFSRLVRTRYGPFLETALRNRYLTLSIGVAVLVITVAFVKSGRMGFELFPKVESDFSLATAKVPFGTAVQKTERVKQILVEAAQQVAQENGGDQLVRGIFAVINGNLATVRVYLTPPDDRPISTARLTELWRERVGRLAGLESLKFESDAGGPGRGAAISVELSHRRIDVLEKASAELAAALGFFPSVTDIDDGFSPGKQQIDFQIKPEGRSIGLRSREVARQVRHAFYGAEALRQQRGRNEVKVMVRLPKNERVSEYNLEQMVLRTPSGTEVPLNEAVTLKRGRAYTTIDRRNGRRVVTVAADVRPRSKADQVLQSLKADSLPALQNKFSGLTYSFEGRQADRRESMRSLMIGLMMALVVIYAMLALPFNSFIQPVIIMLSIPFGIVGAVIGHLIMGYSLSIMSMFGVVALSGVVINDSLVLINYANRNRQDGMRGPEAVHASAIQRFRPIMLTTLTTFGGLTPMIFETSRQARFLIPMAISLGFGIVFATLITLVLVPCFYGVVEDLRSLVGRRDLAATSQSRPPEKLLSDRH, from the coding sequence ATGAAAGATAATTCACAAAAAAATATCTATCGCGGCCCCATTGCCTGGATGGCCGGCCATTCTGTGGCCGCCAATCTGCTGATGGCCATCTTTTTGGTTGGCGGGCTCTTCTGGGCCCTCCAGATCAAAAAAGAAGTTTTTCCTGATTTTGAACTCGATATCGTCCGGATAAGCGTTGCTTACCCCGGTGCCAGTCCGGAGGAGGTCGAACGCGGCATCATTCTGGCGATAGAGGAAAGAGTTGAAGGACTGGAGGGCGTTAAGGAGTTTAGCGCTAAAGCTCAGGAAGGCATCGGCACCGTCAATGTGGAGATTATCGAAGGTGAAAACATTGAGCGACTGGCGCAGGACATCAAAAACGAAGTAGACCGCATCACCTCGTTTCCGGAAGAAGCCGAAGAAGCCCAGGTCATTATCGCAGAGCGCCGCCGCCCGGTGGTGTCGCTGGCGCTTTATGGCGATCAAGATGAATGGATTCTGCGCGAGGTGGCCGAAGATATCCGCGATCGACTTTTGCAGGATCCGGACATTACCCAGGTGGAGATGGAAGGGGTACGCAAATATGAAATCAGCATTGAAATTTCCCAATCAAACCTGCGGTCGTATAACCTGACCCTGGAAGAGGTCGCCAACAGAATTCGCCGCGCATCGGTGGAATTGCCCGCCGGATCCATCAAAGCCGAAAGCGGTGACGTTCTGGTACGCGTCGTAGAACGGCGGGATTACGGCCAAGAATTTGGCAAAATTCCGATTATCACCGCCAACGACGGCACCCAGGTGCTGCTGGAAGATATTGCCATCATCAAAGACGGATTTGAAGAAACCGACAACTTTGCCACCTATAACGGACAACCGGCAGTTAAGATTGAGGCCTTTCGCGTCGGCGATCAAACACCGATATCAGTCTCTGACGCTGTCCGCCGGCAAATGGAAACCATCGATCAAATTCTACCTCCCGGCCTGGAACTGGAGGCCCGCAACGATCGATCCGAAATTTATCGCCAGCGCATGAACCTCATGCTGCGCAATGGCTATCTTGGGCTGGGACTGGTATTTATTTTGCTGGCGATTTTTTTAGAAGCCCGTCTGGCTTTTTGGGTCAGTCTTGGTATACCGATTTCAATTCTGGGATCATTTCTATTTTTACCGCATGTAGGCTCGTCGATTAACATCGTCTCCATGTTTGCCTTTATCGTTACACTGGGAATTGTGGTCGATGATGCCATTGTGGTCGGAGAAATCATCTATCATTATCGCCAGAGCGGGTTGGCCTGGTTTGAAGCGGCGGTGCGCGGCGCCCGAGAAATTGCAATGCCCATTACCTTCAGCGTGCTGACCAACATGGTCGCCTTTACACCCATGTTTTTTGTCTCCGGTATAATGGGCAAAATCTTTATCCATATTCCCTTTGTGGTCGTCAGTGTTTTTACCGTGTCGCTTATCGAAAGTCTGTTCATCCTGCCGGCGCATATCGGCCACCGGCGGCGCCCGAATCCGGGCGGGCCTGTTGGCTGGCTGATGATACAACAAGCGCGCTTTAGCGAATTTTTCAGTCGCCTTGTTCGCACGCGCTACGGGCCGTTTCTCGAGACGGCCCTGCGCAACCGCTATCTGACGCTGTCCATCGGCGTTGCGGTGCTGGTCATCACCGTCGCTTTTGTTAAAAGCGGCCGGATGGGATTTGAGCTGTTTCCCAAGGTGGAATCTGATTTTTCACTGGCAACCGCCAAGGTGCCCTTTGGAACTGCTGTGCAGAAAACCGAACGCGTGAAGCAGATCCTGGTAGAAGCTGCCCAGCAGGTAGCGCAGGAAAACGGCGGTGATCAGCTGGTGCGCGGTATTTTTGCGGTCATTAACGGCAACCTTGCCACGGTGCGCGTTTACCTGACCCCGCCGGACGACCGCCCGATCTCAACCGCCAGACTGACCGAGTTGTGGCGCGAACGCGTCGGCAGACTTGCCGGATTGGAATCTCTCAAATTCGAATCCGATGCCGGCGGACCGGGCCGCGGTGCAGCCATTTCCGTCGAATTGAGTCATCGCCGGATCGATGTTTTAGAAAAGGCCAGCGCGGAGCTGGCCGCTGCCCTGGGTTTTTTTCCGAGCGTCACCGACATTGACGATGGCTTCTCTCCGGGCAAGCAGCAGATCGATTTTCAGATCAAACCGGAGGGCCGCAGTATAGGCCTGCGCTCGCGGGAAGTGGCCCGACAGGTTCGCCACGCCTTTTATGGCGCCGAGGCATTGCGCCAGCAAAGGGGGCGCAATGAAGTAAAGGTCATGGTGCGGCTGCCCAAAAATGAACGCGTCTCAGAATACAACCTTGAGCAAATGGTCCTGCGAACGCCTTCCGGCACCGAGGTGCCTTTAAATGAGGCCGTAACATTAAAACGCGGCCGGGCGTATACCACCATCGATCGCCGAAACGGCCGACGGGTGGTGACGGTGGCCGCGGATGTCAGGCCGCGCAGTAAAGCCGATCAGGTGCTGCAGTCTTTAAAGGCCGACTCTTTGCCGGCTCTGCAAAATAAATTTTCCGGTCTGACATACAGCTTTGAGGGTCGACAGGCCGACCGGCGCGAAAGCATGCGCAGCCTGATGATCGGTTTGATGATGGCCCTGGTGGTCATCTATGCCATGCTGGCGTTACCTTTCAACAGCTTTATCCAACCCGTTATCATCATGCTGTCCATTCCCTTTGGGATTGTGGGTGCCGTGATCGGGCATCTGATCATGGGGTACAGCTTGAGCATCATGAGCATGTTTGGTGTTGTGGCCCTTTCCGGTGTGGTGATCAATGACTCGCTGGTGCTCATTAATTATGCCAACCGCAACCGGCAAGACGGCATGCGGGGACCCGAAGCGGTGCACGCTTCTGCCATCCAACGTTTTCGGCCCATTATGCTCACCACGTTAACCACTTTTGGCGGCCTGACACCGATGATTTTTGAAACATCCCGCCAGGCCCGGTTTTTAATCCCCATGGCGATTTCGCTGGGCTTTGGGATTGTTTTCGCCACCCTAATCACACTGGTTTTAGTGCCTTGCTTTTATGGGGTTGTTGAAGATTTGCGGTCTCTTGTTGGCAGACGTGATCTTGCCGCAACAAGCCAAAGCCGGCCGCCGGAGAAGCTGCTTTCCGATCGACACTGA